Proteins found in one Etheostoma spectabile isolate EspeVRDwgs_2016 unplaced genomic scaffold, UIUC_Espe_1.0 scaffold352, whole genome shotgun sequence genomic segment:
- the agfg2 gene encoding arf-GAP domain and FG repeat-containing protein 2 isoform X2 encodes MSNRKHRDNQEICARKVRELAQSGVNKHCFECNQPGVTYTDITVGSFVCTSCSGMLRGLNPPHRVKSISMTTFSQQEVEFLQNHGNEVGRRTWLCVFDPKTDGCSDMKDSQKFKEFLQDKFEKKKWHYTKSKNRRDVEGPWSPGVQAVPPSLGPLVSQAPSHNLPPNARSTRPMSQSQLPSWDRAPAISPADMRTDVFTARPSRSQSFRDPSLKDPTLCGIERQRPGSLSSASGAQSHVPSFPALPRPSGRTVSASGTSGPFRAFPKSLSVDFGGLNHAQQQQPLPQSLSQQQPGSASQTTQPVGRSNAQDRYAAVSHLDSVFCDTPTVAAPPVGPPQYNTIFGNRLSSSSTPASSPGVDTVSSSQTFANFPNPFSSSSSSTSGSASQQPIAISPSNPFSNASGGDSSAFVTSPTSVFPTSASFPAPNTQSAFHHESASNQEANGFASFPAPDSQPKVPRPMSVNPFTGNVYPSRGTSRNPFI; translated from the exons ATGTCGAACCGTAAGCACCGGGACAACCAGGAGATCTGCGCCCGCAAGGTCCGGGAGCTGGCCCAGTCTGGAGTAAACAAACACTGCTTCGAGTGCAACCAGCCCGGGGTGACATACACCGACATCACGGTGGGCAGCTTCGTCTGCACGTCGTGCTCCGGAATGCT GAGAGGCCTCAACCCTCCCCATAGAGTCAAGTCTATCTCCATGACAACCTTCTCCCAACAGGAAGTGGAATTCCTCCAAAACCATGGCAACGAG GTCGGGAGGAGAACGTGGCTGTGTGTTTTTGACCCAAAGACAGACGGCTGCTCCGACATGAAGGACTCTCAGAAGTTCAAAGAGTTCCTGCAGGACAAATTTGAGAAGAAAAAGTG GCATTATACCAAAAGTAAGAACCGGAGGGATGTTGAGGGTCCATGGAGCCCGGGGGTCCAGGCAGTGCCCCCTTCCCTTGGTCCCTTAGTGAGCCAGGCTCCCTCCCATAACCTGCCCCCTAACGCCAGATCCACTCGGCCAATG TCTCAGTCCCAGCTGCCGTCATGGGATCGAGCTCCTGCAATCTCGCCCGCTGATATGCGGACGGATGTGTTCACCGCCCGGCCATCGCGCTCCCAAAGCTTCAGAGACCCCTCTCTGAAAG ATCCCACCCTGTGCGGGATAGAGAGACAGCGGCCAGGCTCTCTGTCGTCGGCTTCGGGAGCTCAGAGCCACGTCCCCTCCTTCCCCGCCCTCCCGCGGCCTTCAG gtcGCACAGTATCGGCCTCGGGGACCTCGGGGCCCTTCAGGGCCTTCCCCAAGTCTCTCAGCGTGGACTTTGGAGGTTTGAACCATGCTCAGCAGCAACAGCCTCTGCCCCAGTCTCTGTCCCAGCAGCAGCCTGGAAGTGCGAGCCAGACGACACAGCCCGTCGGCCGCTCCAACGCCCAGGACAGATACGCTGCCGTGTCACATCTGGACAGTGTCTTCTGTGACACACCAACGGTCGCAG CTCCACCTGTTGGCCCTCCGCAGTACAACACCATCTTCGGCAACAGGCTCTCTTCCAGCTCAACTCCTGCCAG TTCCCCCGGTGTCGATACAGTCTCCAGCTCCCAAACTTTTGCAA ATTTCCCCAACCCATTCAGCTCCAGCTCCAGTTCCACCTCCGGCTCTGCTTCCCAGCAGCCCATTGCCATCTCACCCAGTAACCCCTTCAGCAATGCATCAGGAG GTGACTCCAGTGCGTTTGTCACCTCGCCCACCTCCGTTTTCCCTACGTCCGCCTCCTTCCCAGCACCCAACACCCAGAGTGCATTTCATCATGAATCAGCCAGCAACCAGGAAGCCAATg gtTTTGCCTCCTTCCCTGCGCCCGACTCTCAGCCCAAAGTCCCTCGTCCAATGTCAGTGAACCCGTTTACG gGGAATGTTTACCCCAGTCGAGGGACGTCGCGAAACCCTTTCATCTGA
- the agfg2 gene encoding arf-GAP domain and FG repeat-containing protein 2 isoform X1 translates to MSNRKHRDNQEICARKVRELAQSGVNKHCFECNQPGVTYTDITVGSFVCTSCSGMLRGLNPPHRVKSISMTTFSQQEVEFLQNHGNEVGRRTWLCVFDPKTDGCSDMKDSQKFKEFLQDKFEKKKWHYTKSKNRRDVEGPWSPGVQAVPPSLGPLVSQAPSHNLPPNARSTRPMSQSQLPSWDRAPAISPADMRTDVFTARPSRSQSFRDPSLKDPTLCGIERQRPGSLSSASGAQSHVPSFPALPRPSASSSFKNHFTLGRTVSASGTSGPFRAFPKSLSVDFGGLNHAQQQQPLPQSLSQQQPGSASQTTQPVGRSNAQDRYAAVSHLDSVFCDTPTVAAPPVGPPQYNTIFGNRLSSSSTPASSPGVDTVSSSQTFANFPNPFSSSSSSTSGSASQQPIAISPSNPFSNASGGDSSAFVTSPTSVFPTSASFPAPNTQSAFHHESASNQEANGFASFPAPDSQPKVPRPMSVNPFTGNVYPSRGTSRNPFI, encoded by the exons ATGTCGAACCGTAAGCACCGGGACAACCAGGAGATCTGCGCCCGCAAGGTCCGGGAGCTGGCCCAGTCTGGAGTAAACAAACACTGCTTCGAGTGCAACCAGCCCGGGGTGACATACACCGACATCACGGTGGGCAGCTTCGTCTGCACGTCGTGCTCCGGAATGCT GAGAGGCCTCAACCCTCCCCATAGAGTCAAGTCTATCTCCATGACAACCTTCTCCCAACAGGAAGTGGAATTCCTCCAAAACCATGGCAACGAG GTCGGGAGGAGAACGTGGCTGTGTGTTTTTGACCCAAAGACAGACGGCTGCTCCGACATGAAGGACTCTCAGAAGTTCAAAGAGTTCCTGCAGGACAAATTTGAGAAGAAAAAGTG GCATTATACCAAAAGTAAGAACCGGAGGGATGTTGAGGGTCCATGGAGCCCGGGGGTCCAGGCAGTGCCCCCTTCCCTTGGTCCCTTAGTGAGCCAGGCTCCCTCCCATAACCTGCCCCCTAACGCCAGATCCACTCGGCCAATG TCTCAGTCCCAGCTGCCGTCATGGGATCGAGCTCCTGCAATCTCGCCCGCTGATATGCGGACGGATGTGTTCACCGCCCGGCCATCGCGCTCCCAAAGCTTCAGAGACCCCTCTCTGAAAG ATCCCACCCTGTGCGGGATAGAGAGACAGCGGCCAGGCTCTCTGTCGTCGGCTTCGGGAGCTCAGAGCCACGTCCCCTCCTTCCCCGCCCTCCCGCGGCCTTCAG CCAGTAGCTCTTTCAAAAACCACTTCACTTTAG gtcGCACAGTATCGGCCTCGGGGACCTCGGGGCCCTTCAGGGCCTTCCCCAAGTCTCTCAGCGTGGACTTTGGAGGTTTGAACCATGCTCAGCAGCAACAGCCTCTGCCCCAGTCTCTGTCCCAGCAGCAGCCTGGAAGTGCGAGCCAGACGACACAGCCCGTCGGCCGCTCCAACGCCCAGGACAGATACGCTGCCGTGTCACATCTGGACAGTGTCTTCTGTGACACACCAACGGTCGCAG CTCCACCTGTTGGCCCTCCGCAGTACAACACCATCTTCGGCAACAGGCTCTCTTCCAGCTCAACTCCTGCCAG TTCCCCCGGTGTCGATACAGTCTCCAGCTCCCAAACTTTTGCAA ATTTCCCCAACCCATTCAGCTCCAGCTCCAGTTCCACCTCCGGCTCTGCTTCCCAGCAGCCCATTGCCATCTCACCCAGTAACCCCTTCAGCAATGCATCAGGAG GTGACTCCAGTGCGTTTGTCACCTCGCCCACCTCCGTTTTCCCTACGTCCGCCTCCTTCCCAGCACCCAACACCCAGAGTGCATTTCATCATGAATCAGCCAGCAACCAGGAAGCCAATg gtTTTGCCTCCTTCCCTGCGCCCGACTCTCAGCCCAAAGTCCCTCGTCCAATGTCAGTGAACCCGTTTACG gGGAATGTTTACCCCAGTCGAGGGACGTCGCGAAACCCTTTCATCTGA